A genome region from Magnetovibrio sp. includes the following:
- a CDS encoding bile acid:sodium symporter family protein translates to MSTDILLPIGLAFIMFSIGLGLKIEDFTRVVLYPRAIFVGLLNQIILLPLIGLAVLVGYEGRPEFALGLMILAASPGGITSNLLTTLAGGNAALSVSMTAITSLISVVSVPVILGFSQVFFLGTGQDVQMPLGFIMGSILVVTGLPIALGMGLQAWKPDSANWLRPKARHLATIIFALIVASAFVGQMDNILNYFTEIGPRLVILNVATMALGMFTARALGLAHSDRIAIALECGLQNAALAIFIAVSVLGNPILVVPAITYALVMNITAAGFIVWARRPQLRTATD, encoded by the coding sequence ATGTCGACGGATATTCTGCTCCCCATCGGTTTGGCCTTTATCATGTTCTCAATCGGCCTTGGCCTCAAAATCGAAGATTTCACCCGTGTGGTGCTCTATCCGCGCGCTATTTTCGTTGGGCTGCTCAACCAGATCATACTGTTGCCGTTGATCGGACTCGCGGTGCTGGTCGGTTATGAGGGGCGGCCTGAATTCGCTTTGGGCCTGATGATCTTGGCGGCCTCGCCGGGCGGCATCACGTCCAACCTGCTGACCACCCTGGCAGGCGGCAATGCGGCCTTGTCTGTATCCATGACAGCGATCACCAGCCTCATCAGCGTTGTATCCGTGCCCGTCATTTTGGGTTTTTCCCAAGTTTTCTTTCTCGGCACGGGCCAGGACGTGCAAATGCCCTTAGGCTTTATCATGGGCTCGATCCTGGTCGTGACCGGCCTGCCCATCGCGCTCGGCATGGGCTTGCAGGCGTGGAAACCCGACAGCGCCAATTGGCTGCGGCCAAAGGCACGTCACCTCGCCACCATCATCTTCGCGCTGATCGTCGCCAGCGCGTTCGTCGGTCAAATGGACAATATCCTCAATTATTTCACCGAAATCGGCCCGCGCTTGGTGATCCTCAACGTCGCGACCATGGCGCTGGGCATGTTCACCGCACGTGCCCTGGGTTTAGCCCACAGTGACCGCATTGCCATTGCATTGGAATGTGGGCTGCAAAATGCCGCCTTGGCGATCTTTATCGCCGTTTCGGTGTTGGGCAATCCGATTTTGGTGGTCCCGGCGATCACTTATGCCTTGGTCATGAACATCACGGCAGCCGGGTTTATCGTGTGGGCGCGCCGACCACAGCTTCGCACCGCAACCGACTGA
- a CDS encoding ABC transporter ATP-binding protein, with amino-acid sequence MIEFQAISKTFQRRAVLDDISLSLGRGNRVALVGSNGAGKTTLIRCLLGEYVCQGKVRVDGIDPRQDRRGVLARIGFVPQLPPPLKIPVGELINFSASVCNTDPKRMEHVAEQLGLDMDVIRRQPFVKLSGGQKQKLLIGIALGRDSDILVMDEPAANLDPESRKIFFNLLSERLDGTVMLMSSHRIDEVAALVNRVIELDRGKVVLDDHVEDTVDPSALQACTLRLVRAEEALSKSLTSWGFVATGDGLAWTGTVAGPDRLRFLAMMSRYAGLIAALELK; translated from the coding sequence ATGATCGAATTTCAAGCGATTTCGAAAACCTTTCAGCGTCGCGCCGTGCTCGACGACATTTCCTTGTCGTTGGGCCGTGGCAATCGGGTGGCGCTGGTGGGATCCAACGGCGCGGGCAAGACCACGTTGATCCGCTGTCTGCTGGGTGAATATGTCTGTCAAGGCAAGGTCAGGGTCGATGGCATCGATCCACGCCAAGACCGTCGTGGCGTTTTGGCGCGCATCGGCTTCGTGCCGCAATTGCCGCCGCCGTTGAAAATACCGGTCGGCGAGCTGATCAATTTTTCCGCCAGCGTGTGTAACACGGATCCCAAACGGATGGAGCACGTCGCCGAACAGCTGGGCCTGGACATGGATGTGATCCGTCGCCAGCCGTTCGTCAAGTTGTCGGGCGGGCAAAAACAGAAACTGCTCATCGGTATCGCGCTCGGGCGCGACAGCGACATCTTGGTGATGGATGAACCGGCCGCAAACCTGGACCCGGAATCGCGCAAGATCTTTTTCAATCTGTTGTCCGAGCGTTTGGACGGTACGGTGATGCTGATGTCCAGCCACCGCATCGACGAGGTCGCTGCGCTGGTCAACCGCGTGATCGAACTGGATCGCGGCAAGGTGGTTCTTGACGATCACGTCGAGGACACCGTCGACCCATCGGCGTTGCAAGCCTGCACGCTACGACTGGTCCGTGCCGAGGAAGCTTTATCCAAATCGTTGACGTCGTGGGGGTTTGTCGCCACCGGAGACGGCTTGGCGTGGACCGGCACGGTGGCCGGACCCGATCGGTTGCGCTTTTTGGCCATGATGTCGCGTTACGCCGGTCTCATCGCGGCGTTGGAGTTGAAGTGA
- a CDS encoding type II toxin-antitoxin system RatA family toxin has product MQPIVLQRVVALSPDQLFAVAANIEAYPEFVPNCVATRIRQRTDDTWLVDNVFRWGPVPIRFRTRATMRPPREIDIRSIDSVLIDLSLKWRFVAYDGGTEVTFEMALDLPGPKLGLMEQSLRKQAEAFERAFLARAAQSSSVEK; this is encoded by the coding sequence ATGCAACCCATCGTCCTTCAACGTGTCGTCGCCCTGAGCCCCGATCAGCTGTTTGCCGTCGCCGCCAACATCGAGGCTTATCCCGAGTTCGTGCCCAACTGCGTGGCGACGCGTATTCGCCAGCGCACCGATGACACATGGCTGGTGGACAATGTGTTTCGCTGGGGGCCGGTGCCGATCCGCTTTCGCACCCGTGCCACGATGCGACCGCCACGCGAGATCGATATCCGCTCGATCGACAGCGTGCTCATAGATTTATCTTTGAAATGGCGCTTCGTTGCCTATGACGGCGGCACCGAGGTGACGTTTGAAATGGCCCTCGACCTGCCCGGACCGAAACTCGGCCTGATGGAACAATCCCTGCGCAAGCAAGCCGAAGCCTTCGAGCGCGCATTTTTGGCGCGCGCCGCTCAGTCGTCGAGCGTGGAGAAATAA
- the menA gene encoding 1,4-dihydroxy-2-naphthoate octaprenyltransferase, with protein sequence MTARPTGLNLWWQAIRPKTLGMAASPVVLASALAWAGDSPIAHPEVPIVILLCALAIQAGTNLFNDAQDFLNGTDDIDGAERLGPPRVTALGWALPHQVSAAGLTAFLIALLGGLYLITIGGWPIFFLGLGSLWAGYLYSHGPYPISRSPFGELVVIAFFGVAAVSGTYYLHTGHVGMSTWIWGIAMGLPAGAVLLLNNVRDEAGDRLAGRKTLAILIGVKASHALYAILVLAPYGVSALSVATGLMAVGALLGIATLPLALRNARTFRDTAPSASLNPLLGATVRCQGLFAISTALGLFASLYVTMPGP encoded by the coding sequence ATGACCGCCCGCCCAACCGGCCTGAATTTGTGGTGGCAAGCCATTCGCCCAAAGACCTTGGGCATGGCAGCAAGCCCAGTGGTGCTGGCCAGCGCGCTGGCTTGGGCGGGCGACAGCCCCATCGCGCATCCGGAAGTTCCGATCGTCATCTTGCTGTGCGCGCTGGCCATTCAGGCCGGAACCAACCTGTTCAACGATGCTCAGGATTTCCTCAACGGTACCGACGACATCGACGGCGCTGAACGTCTGGGACCGCCACGCGTCACCGCACTGGGTTGGGCGTTGCCGCACCAAGTATCGGCTGCCGGATTGACGGCGTTTTTGATCGCGCTTTTGGGCGGGCTTTACCTCATCACCATCGGCGGTTGGCCGATCTTTTTCCTCGGCCTCGGGTCGCTGTGGGCAGGCTACCTATATTCCCATGGTCCCTATCCAATCTCGCGCTCGCCGTTCGGTGAACTCGTGGTGATCGCTTTTTTCGGCGTCGCGGCGGTATCCGGCACCTATTATCTGCACACTGGCCACGTCGGCATGTCGACTTGGATCTGGGGCATCGCCATGGGGCTTCCCGCAGGCGCGGTGCTGTTGCTCAACAATGTACGCGATGAAGCGGGCGATCGTCTTGCCGGGCGCAAGACCTTGGCGATTTTGATCGGCGTCAAGGCTTCACACGCCCTTTATGCCATCTTGGTGTTGGCTCCGTACGGCGTCTCGGCGCTGAGCGTTGCGACGGGTCTAATGGCTGTGGGTGCCTTGTTGGGCATCGCCACCTTGCCGCTGGCGTTGCGCAACGCGCGAACGTTTCGTGACACCGCGCCAAGCGCAAGCCTAAACCCCCTACTCGGCGCGACTGTGCGCTGCCAAGGGTTGTTCGCCATCTCGACCGCGCTGGGTCTGTTCGCGTCCCTATATGTCACGATGCCTGGACCATAA
- a CDS encoding c-type cytochrome: MKRLAALVLACSFAVPGVVMAQEQGYAEDGKDIYVVCAPCHGPEGQGGGGGDYPRLAGFSTEYLISQLKAFKARERVNIPMYPFTVERELNDQDILDVSAYITKMTLDTRLPEMEGQVDGYERLLAAKRVLQIPRAPGDVDKGAALYKENCARCHGEKGEGRPHDPPLAGQYIKYLAKQFREMRADARLHPRPKRLIVPLSEDDVQNLLAYFSTLDD; encoded by the coding sequence GTGAAACGCTTGGCGGCCCTTGTCTTGGCATGCAGTTTCGCCGTGCCCGGCGTCGTGATGGCGCAGGAACAAGGCTACGCCGAAGACGGCAAGGACATCTATGTCGTTTGCGCGCCGTGCCATGGTCCTGAGGGTCAAGGCGGCGGTGGCGGGGATTATCCACGTCTAGCCGGGTTTTCAACCGAGTACCTGATCAGCCAGTTGAAAGCGTTCAAAGCCCGCGAGCGGGTCAATATTCCCATGTATCCGTTTACCGTCGAACGGGAACTGAACGATCAAGATATTCTCGACGTTTCAGCGTATATCACCAAAATGACCCTCGATACCCGATTGCCGGAAATGGAAGGTCAGGTTGATGGCTACGAACGACTGTTGGCGGCCAAGCGGGTGTTGCAGATTCCCCGTGCCCCGGGCGATGTCGATAAAGGTGCTGCGCTTTATAAAGAAAACTGTGCACGCTGCCACGGCGAAAAAGGTGAGGGCCGTCCCCATGACCCACCGCTGGCGGGGCAATACATCAAGTACTTGGCTAAGCAATTTCGCGAAATGCGCGCCGATGCGCGGTTGCACCCGCGCCCTAAGCGGTTGATCGTCCCCCTGTCGGAAGACGACGTGCAGAATTTATTGGCTTATTTCTCCACGCTCGACGACTGA
- a CDS encoding class I SAM-dependent methyltransferase translates to MRTRSSTPSDSQHRDNIQTMFELVAPRYDLMNDLMSFATHRLWKRAMVRKAPQCSGGFAVDVAGGTGDIARLLHQRGWNVTVCDPSAGMMRAGRPRQPSEISWVAGLGESLPFADASLDLLTVSFGLRNMTRPQHALAEAIRVLKPGGRFICLEFSTPAWWLKPFYDWYSEHIIPRLGAMVAGRPEAYRYLVDSIREFPDQDTLKEQMQAAGFADVTYTNLSFGIAAIHVGSKTS, encoded by the coding sequence ATGCGCACACGTTCATCGACACCATCCGATTCTCAACATCGCGACAACATCCAAACGATGTTCGAGCTGGTGGCGCCGCGCTACGACCTGATGAACGATTTGATGAGCTTCGCCACCCATCGTTTGTGGAAGCGCGCCATGGTGCGCAAGGCACCACAATGTTCCGGTGGCTTCGCGGTCGATGTTGCGGGTGGCACCGGCGACATAGCCCGCTTGCTCCATCAACGCGGCTGGAACGTGACGGTGTGCGACCCCAGCGCCGGAATGATGCGGGCAGGACGCCCCCGCCAACCGAGCGAGATTTCTTGGGTTGCGGGTTTGGGGGAAAGCTTGCCGTTCGCCGACGCGTCGCTCGACCTGCTCACCGTCAGTTTCGGCCTACGCAACATGACCCGACCGCAACACGCGTTAGCGGAAGCCATACGCGTGCTCAAACCCGGCGGTCGCTTCATCTGCCTGGAATTCAGCACCCCGGCGTGGTGGTTGAAACCGTTTTACGATTGGTATTCCGAACACATCATCCCGCGCCTGGGCGCCATGGTCGCGGGACGACCCGAGGCTTATCGCTATCTGGTCGATTCGATCCGCGAATTTCCCGATCAAGATACTTTGAAGGAACAAATGCAAGCTGCGGGCTTTGCCGACGTGACCTACACGAACCTGTCGTTCGGCATCGCCGCCATCCATGTCGGAAGCAAGACGTCATGA
- a CDS encoding nitrous oxide reductase accessory protein NosL, translating into MQRLITRLLMVGAVLVLAACGDGDKSGPEDIHWDRDVCELCKMFVSDPRFAAEVRGGEKNKLYKFDDIGCAINWLNDQHWAGDQATEIWVAEGSSTREKMVWLNAREAHYVRGELTPMNYGYTAFAPTSAGDPVGIDFVALTSKILADAPNHICKVPDRNE; encoded by the coding sequence ATGCAACGTTTGATCACCCGACTGTTGATGGTTGGCGCGGTGCTTGTTCTGGCGGCGTGCGGAGACGGTGATAAATCCGGTCCCGAGGATATTCACTGGGATCGTGACGTGTGCGAACTGTGCAAGATGTTCGTCAGCGATCCGCGCTTCGCCGCCGAGGTGCGCGGCGGCGAGAAAAACAAGCTCTATAAGTTCGACGATATCGGTTGCGCCATCAATTGGCTTAACGATCAGCATTGGGCGGGGGACCAGGCGACGGAAATCTGGGTGGCCGAAGGTTCCAGCACCCGTGAAAAAATGGTCTGGCTGAACGCGCGCGAGGCTCACTATGTGCGCGGTGAATTGACACCGATGAACTACGGCTACACGGCTTTCGCGCCGACGTCGGCAGGCGATCCGGTCGGTATCGATTTTGTCGCGCTGACGTCGAAAATTCTCGCCGATGCTCCGAATCACATTTGCAAAGTTCCGGATAGAAACGAATAA
- a CDS encoding ABC transporter permease has translation MLKPLLHTARLEYQESIRARWFLVYSLVFGAVMVLLLASGLTESRVMGFTGLSRTLTTYIQICMAILPIFILITMVRSVAGDREAGVLEYMLALPVPLGAWYWGKLLGRYVTVFLPVFLAVVLAVIWAAVRGFDVPWSEFLFSTAMLVSLTWCFLGIGMLISTIAKTSDVAQGAAFTVWLVLLLFLDLILLGAMVREQMPHEVVVTIALLNPMQVFRTASMLVFDPELILMGPAAHVILDALGRTGFLIYGFLYPAVFGTLCAVLGFVLFRRGDLQ, from the coding sequence ATGCTCAAACCGCTCCTCCATACCGCGCGCCTCGAGTACCAGGAATCCATCAGGGCACGGTGGTTTTTGGTCTACAGCCTGGTGTTCGGTGCCGTGATGGTGTTGCTGTTGGCATCGGGTTTGACCGAATCTCGCGTCATGGGCTTTACCGGTTTGTCGCGCACGCTGACCACCTACATTCAGATTTGTATGGCGATCTTGCCGATCTTTATTCTCATCACCATGGTGCGCTCGGTCGCTGGCGACCGCGAAGCCGGGGTGTTGGAATATATGCTGGCGCTGCCGGTGCCGTTGGGTGCGTGGTACTGGGGTAAGCTGTTGGGCCGGTACGTTACGGTGTTTTTGCCGGTGTTTCTGGCCGTGGTGTTGGCGGTGATCTGGGCGGCGGTGCGCGGTTTCGACGTGCCGTGGTCCGAGTTCCTCTTCAGTACAGCCATGCTGGTGTCGTTGACGTGGTGCTTTTTGGGCATCGGCATGTTGATTTCCACCATCGCCAAGACGTCCGACGTTGCCCAAGGGGCGGCGTTCACCGTGTGGTTGGTGTTGCTGTTGTTTCTCGATCTGATTTTGCTGGGCGCGATGGTGCGCGAACAGATGCCTCACGAAGTGGTAGTGACAATTGCGCTGCTCAATCCCATGCAGGTGTTTCGCACCGCGTCGATGCTGGTGTTCGATCCGGAACTGATTTTGATGGGGCCAGCTGCGCACGTGATCTTGGATGCGCTGGGGCGTACAGGGTTCTTGATCTACGGTTTTCTGTATCCGGCGGTGTTCGGCACATTGTGCGCGGTACTGGGCTTCGTATTGTTTCGTCGAGGAGACTTGCAGTGA